One window of Vibrio atlanticus genomic DNA carries:
- a CDS encoding phosphate ABC transporter substrate-binding protein: protein MLRVALASLLSLALSSHAAFAQETNISGSTSVSRVMDVLAEEYNKTHPDNYIAVQGIGSTAGITMVNKGVADIGMSSRYLTDREQGEKLKVFPIAFDGLAVVTNRSNGVSNVTREQLFDIYKGKITNWKAIGGADQPIAVVTREASSGSRYSFESLLGLTKIINDRLVSDINPNNLVVNSNSMVKTIVNHNPHAIGFISVGSIDRSIKAITFEGVEPTSKNIANHSYELARPFLLLHKTESVSDESKDFIKFVKSKQGQDLIEEYGYTRIK, encoded by the coding sequence ACGAGTCGCGCTTGCCTCTCTTTTATCCTTAGCCCTGTCTTCTCACGCTGCTTTTGCACAAGAAACCAATATTTCGGGCTCCACTTCGGTATCACGTGTGATGGATGTATTGGCTGAGGAGTACAACAAGACTCACCCTGATAACTATATTGCGGTTCAAGGCATCGGTTCTACAGCGGGTATTACCATGGTCAATAAAGGTGTCGCTGATATTGGTATGAGCTCACGTTACTTAACTGACCGCGAACAGGGCGAAAAATTGAAGGTATTTCCAATTGCCTTTGACGGCCTAGCCGTCGTGACTAACCGTTCAAACGGTGTAAGCAACGTTACACGTGAACAGCTATTCGATATCTACAAAGGAAAAATCACAAACTGGAAAGCCATAGGTGGTGCGGATCAACCTATCGCAGTTGTAACTCGTGAAGCTTCTTCTGGTTCACGTTACAGCTTCGAGAGCTTACTTGGTTTGACAAAAATCATTAACGACCGTCTAGTGTCTGACATCAACCCAAATAACTTGGTTGTAAACAGCAACAGCATGGTAAAAACGATTGTTAACCATAACCCACATGCGATTGGATTCATCTCTGTTGGCTCTATCGACCGTTCGATCAAAGCAATCACATTTGAAGGCGTTGAGCCGACATCTAAGAACATCGCCAACCACAGTTATGAATTGGCTCGCCCATTCTTATTGCTGCACAAAACTGAATCAGTTTCTGACGAGAGCAAAGATTTCATTAAGTTCGTGAAGTCAAAACAAGGGCAAGATCTTATCGAAGAGTACGGTTACACGCGCATCAAGTAA